One window from the genome of Caloenas nicobarica isolate bCalNic1 chromosome 21, bCalNic1.hap1, whole genome shotgun sequence encodes:
- the SHISA4 gene encoding protein shisa-4: MGPGGSGSGWPLAGTVLVAVATSLAAGGEDCLWYVDRNGSWHPGFDCEFFTFCCGTCHQRYCCRDPLRLITERQQRHCLAFSPKTIAGIASAVVLFIAIVTTIVCCFMCSCCYLYQRRQHLRTPLQGPEIPLSSYAPAAPPAPFPMDPKAGPAPPQPGFTPMAMYPPSAPAAQYPLYPSGPPVYNPTAPPPYVPAQPSYPGA; encoded by the exons aTGGggcccggcggcagcggcagcgggTGGCCCCTGGCCGGGACCGTGCTGGTGGCCGTGGCCACCTCGCTGG CGGCGGGGGGCGAGGACTGCCTGTGGTACGTGGACAGGAACGGGTCCTGGCACCCCGGCTTCGACTGCGAGTTCTTCACCTTCTGCTGCGGCACGTGCCACCAGCGGTACTGCTGCCGCGACCCCCTGCGCCTCATCACCGAGCGCCAGCAGCGCCACTGCCTCGCCTTCAG ccccaAGACCATCGCGGGCATCGCCTCGGCCGTGGTGCTCTTCATCGCCATCGTCACCACCATCGTCTGCTGCTTCATGTGCTCCTGCTGCTACCTGTACCAGCGCCGGCAGCACCTGCGCACCCCCCTGCAAG GCCCAGAGATTCCGCTGTCCAGCTACGCCCCcgcggcccccccagcccccttcCCCATGGACCCCAAAGCCGGCCCTGCGCCCCCCCAGCCTGGCTTCACCCCCATGGCCATGTACCCACCGTCTGCCCCCGCCGCCCAGTACCCACTGTACCCCTCCGGCCCCCCTGTCTACAACCCCACAG CACCTCCGCCCTATGTCCCGGCACAGCCCAGCTACCCCGGAGCCTGA